The Candida dubliniensis CD36 chromosome 2, complete sequence genome contains a region encoding:
- a CDS encoding RNA polymerase III subunit C11, putative (Similar to S. cerevisiae RPC11): MLTFCPNCSNMLLISAGDDGLNRFYCSTCPYEFKINGLQMYDRKKLHRKEVDDVLGGEGTWDNVDQTAAQCPIDSCGGDKAYFFQLQIRSADEPMTTFYKCVKCGHRWKEN, translated from the coding sequence ATGCTTACTTTTTGTCCCAACTGTTCAAACATGCTACTTATATCTGCTGGAGATGACGGTCTAAATCGATTCTATTGTTCTACTTGTCCCTATGAGTTCAAGATAAATGGTCTACAGATGTATgatagaaaaaaattacataGAAAAGAAGTTGATGATGTGCTTGGTGGAGAGGGAACTTGGGATAATGTTGATCAAACTGCAGCTCAATGTCCAATAGACTCTTGCGGAGGTGATAAGGCTTATTTCTTCCAATTACAGATTCGATCAGCTGATGAACCAATGACTACTTTCTACAAATGTGTCAAATGTGGCCATAGATGGAAAGAAAACTAG
- a CDS encoding DNA cross-link repair protein, putative (Similar to Homo sapiens DCLRE1B), whose product MQSGNTFQGEIHEFPGVFVDRFNGTGEVYLLTHCHQDHLQGLLNNSFCGRVYCSALTKSTLELDTRYIHVSRFFKVKEYNETFAVETLLGKVTITMIPSYHCPGSSMFLLESSTKSVLITGDVRAESWWTSSLIKNPHLFPYITGLRTLDQLYLDTTFSYRGEPYIYIMPNSEGIFAAIELLKLYPFDSDLSFSFVDSVSGSEEAWIQIARYFNGSLVTNGMLQKRIELYKNSLNLRYAVISSSEKSPVFKVGNTPDSTPIIITIKQIINLNAMEYASQFLPRNICEIDLSSASSLVTTKNGHQIYMLDGRKWLLPKGGSEVLPTCIPLMFSRHSSYQESRSLVALFSPKSVYPCTESKMSWLNGFTVARVFGDVCTNTEADHRFDIDRFQKFGYPLPEVINREVAFISKWSLSQCVDETEMSKTVIERPFRGQLQPLYNNPNKRSCQSHFQKFSLPYLIAQRDQESLKQAVQYHQNLHDYAKFGHGSSSSYGSVSSSKESLPFSENESSEANLLTNSTQNDSALTCIDKKKPPDILNNKKIAELTEMLTNDRRNWTKFHLKCINSNIN is encoded by the coding sequence ATGCAACTGGGGAATACATTTCAAGGCGAAATACACGAGTTTCCTGgagtttttgttgataGGTTCAATGGGACAGGGGAGGTATACTTGCTCACACATTGCCACCAAGACCATTTACAAGGGCTacttaataattcattttgtgGTCGAGTATACTGTTCGGCATTAACCAAAAGTACTCTTGAATTGGACACAAGGTATATCCATGTTTcaagatttttcaaagtcAAAGAATACAATGAAACATTTGCAGTTGAAACTTTACTTGGAAAAGTTACGATTACCATGATACCTTCGTACCATTGTCCAGGATCCTCCATGTTTCTACTTGAAAGCTCTACCAAAAGCGTATTGATCACTGGTGATGTCAGAGCAGAGTCATGGTGGACATCCTCGTTAATCAAAAATCCACATTTATTTCCCTACATCACGGGACTCAGAACACTTGATCAACTATATCTTGATACTACATTTTCTTACCGAGGGGAACCATATATATACATCATGCCAAATAGTGAGGGCATATTTGCAGCAATAGAGTTGTTAAAGCTATACCCTTTTGACAGCGATCTatctttctcttttgtGGATTCAGTCTCAGGGTCTGAGGAAGCTTGGATCCAAATAGCTCGCTATTTTAATGGGAGCTTAGTAACAAATGGAATGCTACAGAAACGAATTGAGCTTTATAAAAACAGTTTGAATTTACGTTACGCAGTTATTTCGCTGAGTGAAAAAAGTCCAGTGTTTAAGGTTGGCAATACGCCAGATTCAACgccaataataattacaatcaaacaaataatcaactTAAATGCCATGGAATACGCCAGCCAATTTCTACCGCGAAACATTtgtgaaattgatttgtcCAGTGCTTCTAGCTTGGTGACTACTAAAAACGGTCACCAGATATACATGCTTGATGGTAGAAAATGGCTTCTACCAAAGGGCGGGTCGGAAGTATTACCAACTTGTATTCCATTAATGTTTTCAAGACATTCCTCCTACCAAGAGTCAAGAAGCTTGGTTGCTTTGTTTAGTCCTAAACTGGTATATCCTTGTACGGAATCTAAGATGTCTTGGCTAAATGGGTTTACTGTGGCAAGAGTTTTTGGCGATGTGTGTACAAATACAGAAGCAGATCATCGTTTTGATATTGACAGATTTCAAAAGTTTGGCTATCCCTTACCTGAGGTAATAAATAGAGAAGTGGCATTTATAAGTAAGTGGTCTCTTTCACAATGTGTGGATGAAACTGAAATGTCCAAAACAGTTATAGAAAGGCCCTTTAGGGGCCAATTGCAGCCACTTTATAACAACCCCAACAAGCGACTGTGCCAATCGcattttcaaaagtttTCTTTGCCATATTTGATTGCCCAAAGAGATCAAGAGTCATTAAAACAAGCTGTCCAATATCACCAGAATTTACATGATTATGCAAAATTCGGTCACGGGTCATCAAGTAGCTATGGTTCTGTGTCGAGTTCAAAGGAGTCTCTCCCCTTTTCAGAAAATGAATCTAGCGAGGcaaatttattaacaaaTTCGACCCAGAACGACTCAGCTTTGACGTGCATCGATAAGAAGAAGCCACCAGATATTttgaacaataaaaaaattgctGAACTTACAGAAATGTTAACAAATGACAGACGCAACTGGACTAAATTCCATCTAAAATGTATAAATAGCAATATAAACTAG
- a CDS encoding conserved hypothetical protein (gene model created based on similarity shown by ACT comparison with C. albicans) → MSEVQQKSPRSFGRLYTMYYFHFPFVMLTTTETMLLHAFLLMFTLLVAYGIYAYLPSSIMFAISRAYYYVFGMDISTINTYSK, encoded by the coding sequence ATGAGTGAAGTTCAACAGAAATCGCCAAGATCGTTTGGTAGATTGTACACCATGTATTACTTTCATTTCCCATTTGTTATGCTAACTACAACCGAAACTATGCTACTTCATGCATTTCTATTGATGTTTACTTTATTAGTGGCATATGGTATTTACGCTTATTTGCCTTCTAGTATTATGTTTGCAATCTCCAGAGCATATTATTATGTTTTTGGAATGGATATTAGCACAATTAACACTTATTCAAAGTAA
- a CDS encoding dna repair and recombination protein rdh54, putative (HMMPfam hit to PF04851, Type III restriction enzyme, res subunit, score 2.1e-06;~HMMPfam hit to PF00176, SNF2 family N-terminal domain, score 3.4e-85;~HMMPfam hit to PF00271, Helicase conserved C-terminal domain, score 4.2e-20), which translates to MFSRSKKKKKKKKKKRKSYLSNKTRIKTIRSDWTQSCSFFTTPQVVQMNIRPNAPFRPPRPIQKNGDVPSVSTASSVVKRKLPTISNPKAAKILTPEAKNLKPSESIDFGSEKYSIQWRKRTTKKNKTWDGDGYAVIKQLENGTWQMSIKNSDGKPMCKRIFNATPNLEDIISVGPYELELDEKMELQESTSSVLSKAVPKSIPPPIVSRNITHQFKKVAPPTHTEPANFRKPLYQDSPDAIALPPPPKSKDYVTVNVDPHLSKVLRPHQVEGVRFMYECLMGYRDFDGNGCLLADEMGLGKTLMTITTIWTLLKQNPFLDQKNAVVNKVLVVCPVTLISNWRQEFKKWLGANKLNVLTLNNAMTNEKRDILNFGKLNVYQVLVVNYEKIMAHFDELSTVSFDLLVCDEGHRLKNSANKVLNNLIKLNIPKKVVLTGTPIQNELVEFHTLISFLNPKVLPELKLFQRNFITPISRARDVNCFDPEVKKRGEEISQQLIKLTQSFILRRTQSILANYLTQKTDILLFVPPTSSQLELFNYITNLKKFNQFNSGSDSFTMINLFKKICNSPSLLADDEFFKKIVEQKFNLGMSSGKLNILVPLLLEIVSLKEKIVLISNYTKTLDLLETVLRKINLTFSRLDGSTPNNVRSKLVNQFNTNPDINVFLLSSKSGGMGINLVGASRLILFDNDWNPATDLQSMSRIHRDGQVKPCFIYRLFTTGCIDEKIFQRQLVKNKLSSKFLDNDSSSKSDVFDSEDLKNIFEIDTSTISNTHDLLECSCEGDGSTLSQSTLSFKESEEHDSEPPATQAWVSALELQKKLDNNDDAVKRTAVKFALNDYRHYNPEVNRNLEFDSALQRIANNSSYKNKKLPITFIMSRITNRE; encoded by the coding sequence ATGTTTTCTCgactgaaaaaaaaaaaaaaaaaaaaaaaaaagaaacgaaAATCGTATTTATCAAACAAAACGCGTATCAAAACAATTAGACTGGACTGGACCCAATCTTGCTCTTTTTTTACTACACCACAGGTTGTTCAAATGAATATTCGACCCAATGCTCCGTTTCGACCTCCTAGACCAATTCAGAAAAATGGGGATGTTCCACTGGTATCAACAGCGTCTCTGGTGGTAAAACGAAAATTGCCAACTATCTCAAATCCTAAAGCTGCAAAGATCTTAACACCAGAAGCTaagaatttgaaaccaTCCGAATCTATAGATTTTGGTTCAGAGAAATACCTGATTCAATGGAGAAAAAGAACTaccaagaaaaacaaaacttgGGATGGTGACGGTTATGCAGTGATTAAACAGCTTGAAAATGGTACTTGGCAAATGTCTATTAAGAATTCTGATGGGAAACCTATGTGTAAGAGAATATTTAACGCAACGCCTAATCTTGAAGACATAATTAGCGTGGGTCCATATGAATTAGAATTGGACGAAAAAATGGAGCTCCAAGAATCTACCTCTCTGGTGCTTTCAAAGGCTGTTCCCAAAAGCATCCCACCACCTATAGTGTCTCGAAACATCACCCACCAATTCAAAAAAGTCGCTCCTCCAACACACACTGAACCAGCTAATTTTCGGAAGCCGCTTTATCAAGATAGTCCAGATGCTATTGCGTTACCTCCTCCTCCAAAATCAAAGGACTATGTAACAGTGAATGTGGACCCACATTTGTCAAAAGTATTACGTCCACATCAGGTTGAAGGTGTAAGATTCATGTACGAGTGCCTAATGGGTTACCGTGACTTTGATGGAAATGGATGTTTGTTAGCGGATGAAATGGGGTTGGGCAAAACTTTGATGACAATCACAACAATATGGACTTTGCTTAAACAAAATCCGTTTTTAGATCAAAAAAATGCTGTCGTGAATAAAGTATTGGTTGTTTGCCCTGTAACACTTATATCTAATTGGAGGCAGGAATTTAAAAAGTGGCTAGGGGCCAATAAGCTAAACGTTTTGACTCTCAATAACGCAATGACAAATGAGAAACGTGACATTCTTAACTTTGGAAAGTTAAATGTCTATCAAGTGCTAGTGGtaaattatgaaaaaattatggctcattttgatgaattatcaaCAGTAAGctttgatttattagtCTGCGATGAAGGCCATCGTTTGAAGAATAGTGCAAACAAAGTATTGAATAATCTTATCAAGCTTAATATTCCCAAGAAAGTCGTTTTGACCGGTACACCGATTCAAAACGAGTTGGTAGAATTCCATactttgatttcatttctCAATCCAAAGGTTCTTCCTGAGCtaaaattgtttcaaagAAACTTTATAACACCCATATCTAGGGCTCGAGATGTCAACTGTTTTGATCCTGAAGTGAAGAAACGGGGCGAGGAAATCTCACagcaattgattaaattgaCACAGAGTTTTATTCTTAGGCGGACACAATCGATTTTAGCAAATTACTTGACACAAAAAACCGAcatcttgttgtttgtcCCTCCTACGTCCTCACAGCTAGAATTGTTCAACTACATAAcgaatttgaagaaatttaatcaattcaatagcGGATCTGACTCATTCACAATgatcaatttgttcaaaaaGATTTGTAATTCTCCTTCATTATTGGCAGACGATGagttttttaaaaaaattgttgaacaaAAGTTTAATTTGGGTATGTCCTCTggtaaattaaatattctAGTGCCCTTGCTATTAGAAATTGTGTCtcttaaagaaaaaattgtgTTGATTTCGAACTATACCAAGACTTTAGATTTGCTAGAAACAGTTTTGCGTAAGATCAATTTAACTTTTTCAAGATTAGATGGATCAACTCCAAACAATGTGCGTAGTAAATTGGTTAATCAGTTTAACACAAATCCCGATATCAAtgtgtttttgttgtcTTCTAAATCTGGGGGGATGGGAATAAACTTGGTAGGGGCTTCAagattgatattatttgaCAATGACTGGAACCCAGCGACAGATTTGCAGTCAATGTCACGAATTCATAGAGATGGTCAGGTGAAACCTTGTTTCATTTATAGATTATTCACCACGGGTTGCATTGATGAGAAAATCTTTCAGCGACAATTGgtcaaaaataaattgagtTCAAAGTTTTTGGATAATGATTCTTCTTCCAAATCTGATGTATTTGACAGTGAAGATTTGAAGAATATATTTGAGATAGATACTTCTACAATTTCCAACACTcatgatttattagaatGTTCATGTGAGGGTGATGGTTCCACATTAAGCCAGTCTactctttctttcaaagaGTCTGAGGAGCACGACAGTGAACCCCCTGCGACACAAGCATGGGTTTCTGCATTAGAACTTCAAAAAAAGCTTGATAACAATGATGATGCGGTGAAGAGAACTGCTGTGAAATTTGCCTTGAACGATTATCGACACTACAATCCTGAAGTGAATCGTAACTTAGAATTTGACTCTGCCCTACAAAGAATTGCCAACAATTCAAGttataaaaacaaaaaattaccAATTACTTTTATAATGCTGAGGATAACCAATCGagaataa
- a CDS encoding pre-mRNA-splicing factor, putative (Similar to S. cerevisiae ECM2): MSTDLFSICTKCLGDESQIKMIKQVNGDECRQCTRPYTIYRWGNRISSNSLHKTIICITCARARHCCQSCLLDITYGIPTDLRDTALEMAGLEPLTKSTNPTNREVKAIMADKLENKFKEENDRSDNILSILAEKLNKQENKKEKDTETTIDVAKLAKKLPFGNSLDVQKYPEMTSFFIFGFSSDFPQAIISRYASQYGKLESIVINNLSGCGFIKFEKVSSAVGFAKAIDDNGLNKNKNTAGLLILENIPMRVCFGKQKPLPRTAADQRKLNTVVTKVMKQLASKDKSSSPVVKSKTPKKTKVYKALSEDYEE; encoded by the coding sequence ATGAGTACcgatttattttcaatatgtACCAAATGTTTGGGTGATGAATCACAAATCAAGATGATCAAGCAGGTCAATGGAGATGAGTGTCGCCAGTGCACTCGGCCGTATACAATATACCGATGGGGAAACCGAATATCATCAAACAGTTTACATAAAACCATAATATGCATTACATGTGCCAGAGCCAGACACTGCTGTCAATCTTGCTTGCTAGATATTACTTACGGTATCCCTACAGACCTAAGGGATACAGCGTTGGAAATGGCCGGTCTTGAACCTTTAACGAAATCCACCAATCCGACTAATCGTGAAGTCAAAGCCATTATGGCAGATAAGTTggaaaacaaatttaaagAGGAAAACGATAGGTCTGATAACATATTATCAATACTAGCTGAAAAACTAAATAAGCAAGAGAACAAAAAGGAGAAAGACACAGAAACTACTATAGATGTGGCCAAGTTGGCAAAGAAACTACCATTTGGGAATCTGCTTGATGTTCAGAAATATCCTGAGATGACATCGTTTTTCATATTTGGATTTCTGTCGGATTTCCCACAAGCCATCATTTCCAGATATGCATCGCAGTATGGAAAACTAGAATCAATAGTTATCAATAACTTGAGTGGCTGTGGGTTTATTAAGTTTGAAAAAGTGAGTTCTGCAGTGGGCTTTGCAAAAGCAATCGATGACAATGGGttgaataaaaacaaaaatacaGCAGGACTATTAATATTGGAAAATATCCCAATGAGAGTTTGTTTTGGGAAACAAAAACCATTACCCCGAACTGCTGCAgatcaaagaaaattgaataCTGTAGTTACAAAAGTGATGAAGCAGTTGGCAAGTAAAGATAAGAGCAGTTCACCTGTggtgaaatcaaaaacaccaaagaaaacaaaGGTATACAAAGCCTTACTGGAAGACTACGAGGAATAA
- a CDS encoding UDP-N-acetylglucosamine transferase subunit, putative (Similar to S. cerevisiae ALG14), with translation MTLHVETAACFSIALIAAPILIVLIRLLFILPALRLPTSIKKKRKLIEECQISFLLGSGGHTGEMMRIVSKLDMEKVSRTWIYSSGDSSSLAKAQEYEKKSGTTSHYISIPRARTVGQSYISSIPTTLYSFLFSAIVLLKHRPAVILLNGPGTCVPVAYILFFYKLLGLCNTKIIYIESLARVNKLSLSGLLVLPISDRFIVQWESLYQQYNRVEYYGILI, from the coding sequence ATGACGTTACACGTTGAAACTGCTGCCTGTTTTTCAATAGCACTTATAGCTGCACCAATACTCATAGTGTTGATaagattattattcattctTCCAGCATTAAGACTTCCTACTTctataaagaaaaagagaaagcTAATTGAGGAATGCCAGATCTCATTCTTGCTTGGTTCTGGTGGTCATACTGGAGAGATGATGAGAATTGTATCTAAGCTTGATATGGAAAAAGTTTCTCGTACATGGATATATTCCTCTGGCGATAGTTCATCATTGGCAAAGGCACAAGAAtatgaaaagaaatcagGCACAACCCTGCACTATATATCAATTCCAAGAGCACGGACAGTTGGCCAATCCTATATTCTGAGTATTCCCACCACATTATACTCATTCTTGTTTTCTGCAATAGTATTGCTCAAACATAGACCAGCAGTAATACTTTTGAACGGTCCAGGTACTTGTGTTCCCGTGGCAtacattttgtttttttataaactcCTAGGGTTATGCAATACAAAGATAATTTATATCGAAAGTTTAGCTAGAGTGAACAAGTTGAGTCTCAGTGGGTTGCTAGTATTACCAATCAGCGATCGATTTATCGTCCAGTGGGAGAGTTTATATCAACAGTATAACCGTGTTGAATATTATGGTATATTGATATAG
- a CDS encoding origin recognition complex subunit 2, putative (Similar to S. cerevisiae ORC2), whose amino-acid sequence MLDSTSQQKSPFRSPTKQRMEVIGTVNASRFSFSPVKTPNGRAGLLSPEKRSINDLDKSARKRAKNSIYNRIMDEYSDTDDYLNEKDRILADRIIKQSRGEQDYVNYGSDVELEIDLTQQRRTRRRVKQVAYSTDSGDDYQDTEDLSSEEEEEDNDNGDGEVEFVFRPSVERSSKLSNSPPKAKPKNSIVRRAKRGRPSKSESVLGQIKSIFHQDDELFSTDRKTFTPSKQTQAKKPTKNYLTSIFDQNFDRSTVPTLSGIPKSKSTHQEKETFEPLPIPNLDSDGNIADKEYILKYFDGIDPAKFKEGRFMDEKVFFLEGPEGYFEQQTTRLKHSGNSLTALAPQIDYSDFAKLVKLGDNLSFQHKRDLFELHKFVYHQWCFEMSQGFNLNFYGVGSKIDILKDFALNYFGIWWKDMIDADLPKILVVNGFNPSINIKKLILEIASILLPDESYPKHIAGTVPFVVDFLNNHRSPCGSIGFHHPKILLIIHNLDGEVFRVDKTQTLLSQLMALPEVWAMSSTDHINASLLWDSSKLKNLNFIWHNLTTYSTYQRETSFRDVISLGKSKKFVGGLGAKFVLRSLTDNHRNLYRELLIAQLDNMEKLVPSASGRMGMKGNIKVAVELKNLYNTCLDEFITSNEMNFRTFLKEYIEHKMCQLVKDSSGVEMIFIPFTYEEIQNIYKQEFDV is encoded by the coding sequence ATGTTAGACTCAACTTCTCAACAAAAAAGCCCATTTAGATCACCCACAAAACAACGTATGGAGGTCATAGGAACAGTCAATGCCTCTcgtttttcattttctccTGTCAAGACACCTAACGGGAGAGCTGGTCTATTGTCCCCAGAGAAAAGATCAATTAATGACCTTGACAAATCTGCGAGAAAAAGAGCCAAGAACAGCATATATAACCGAATAATGGATGAATATCTGGACACAgatgattatttgaatgaaaaagataGGATATTGGCTGACCGAATTATCAAACAGTCTAGAGGAGAGCAAGACTACGTCAATTATGGAAGCGACGTGGAGTTGGAAATAGATTTGACTCAGCAGAGAAGAACCAGAAGAAGAGTAAAGCAAGTGGCATACTCTACTGATAGTGGCGATGATTATCAGGATACAGAAGATCTTTCAAGTGAGGAAGAGGAGGAAGACAACGATAATGGTGACGGAGAGGTAGAGTTTGTTTTTAGACCATCTGTTGAAAGAAGCTCCAAGTTATCAAACTCGCCACCAAAAGCAAAACCGAAAAATAGTATTGTGCGCCGAGCCAAACGAGGTAGACCAAGTAAGAGTGAGCTGGTTTTAGGTCAAATAAAAAGTATATTCCATCAAGATGACGAGCTATTTAGTACAGATCGAAAAACGTTTACGCCAAGTAAACAAACCCAAGCAAAAAAGCCGaccaaaaattatttgacatctatttttgatcaaaattttgataGAAGCACGGTGCCAACTCTAAGTGGAATTCCCAAGTCCAAAAGTACGCATCAAGAGAAGGAAACTTTCGAGCCACTTCCCATCCCCAATCTTGATTCTGATGGGAATATTGCCGACAAGGAGTATATTTTAAAGTACTTTGATGGAATTGACCCTGCAAAGTTCAAAGAAGGCAGGTTTATGGATGAAaaggtattttttttagaagGGCCAGAAGGGTATTTTGAACAGCAAACCACCAGACTAAAGCATAGTGGGAACTCTTTGACAGCATTAGCGCCTCAGATTGATTACAGCGACTTTGCCAAATTGGTAAAGTTGGGAGACAACCTTAGTTTCCAACATAAGCGTGACCTTTTTGAGTTGCACAAGTTTGTCTATCACCAATGGTGTTTTGAAATGTCGCAAGGctttaatttaaatttctATGGAGTCGGgtcaaaaattgatataCTCAAAGATTTTGCTCTCAATTATTTCGGTATTTGGTGGAAAGATATGATAGACGCCGATTTGCCAAAGATCTTGGTAGTTAATGGTTTCAATCCTAGcattaatatcaaaaaacTAATTCTCGAGATTGCTTCTATTCTTTTGCCAGACGAACTGTACCCAAAACATATAGCTGGAACTGTCCCATTTGtggttgattttttgaacaaCCATAGACTGCCCTGTGGAAGTATTGGTTTTCATCACCCCAAAATCTTGTTGATTATTCATAATCTTGATGGGGAAGTTTTTAGAGTCGACAAGACACAGACACTTTTGTCACAATTAATGGCCTTACCAGAGGTGTGGGCAATGTCATCCACTGATCACATTAATGCGTCGTTATTGTGGGATCTGTCGAAACTAAAAAACTTAAATTTCATTTGGCATAATCTCACGACATATTCTACTTATCAACGGGAAACATCATTCAGAGATGTGATAAGTTTAGGCAAATCCAAGAAATTTGTGGGTGGCCTAGGTGCCAAGTTCGTCTTGCGCTCGCTTACAGACAACCATCGAAACCTATACCGCGAGCTATTGATTGCACAATTAGATAATATGGAGAAGCTCGTTCCTTCGGCTTCTGGGAGAATGGGGATGAAAGGTAATATTAAGGTTGCAGTTGAATTGAAGAACCTATACAATACTTGTTTGGACGAATTCATCACTTCCAACGAGATGAATTTTAGGACATTTTTAAAAGAGTATATTGAGCATAAAATGTGTCAACTAGTAAAAGATTCTTCAGGAGTCGAGATGATATTCATTCCATTCACATATGAGGAGATACAGAACATATATAAACAAGAGTTTGATGtatag